A genome region from Labilibaculum antarcticum includes the following:
- a CDS encoding GH92 family glycosyl hydrolase has translation MLYRNSLKTLILLSLAITTLFSCGNEEQKDNYIQFVDPLIGSAGHGHVFVGASVPFGAIQAGPSNFHQGWDWCSSYHYSDSIVKGFSHLHLSGTGCTDLGDFLIMPAVGDVKMNPGSQENPENGYASYYSHETEKVEPGYYKVHLDTYNVDIEMTTSERVALHKITFPKSDQSKIILDLQEGNGDTSTETFFHKVNDTIVAGYRFSTGWAEDQREYFAMVLSKPVKDMEVYNGDKLVKGDAAKGTAVKACLEFETEASEEVKVKFGMSPVSMENALANIKAEMNSWDFEQILAENQAKWNKELAKIEIKTKDLKKKKVFYTAMYHTLIAPNLFNDANGDYRGVDKEVYSNSDFTNYTLFSLWDTYRTAHPLYSLTQQERVPDMINSMLTIYKQQGKLPVWHLRGNETNTMVGYSAVPVVVDACLKGFEIDYELAYEAVKATAMGDFEPGVKELQEYGFIPCDMMHESVASGMEYAISDWAISKLAEKLGKTEDAKYFAGRAKAYTKYFDPKDRFMKGKMKDGSWRTPFDPYSAQHRVNDYCEGNAWQYLWLVPQDPEGLIALLGGEKPFLNKLDSLFSISSDLEEGASSDISGLIGQYAHGNEPSHHITYLYAYAGEQFKTADKVRYIMNELYTDQVDGLCGNEDCGQMSAWYVMSSMGFYPVNPSNGAYVFGSPLFDEASLNLPENKKFTIIANNNSDDNIYIQSATLNGLEYTKSFITHKDILKGGELTFEMGATPNPNFGKANQDRPKSIVY, from the coding sequence ATGCTATACCGAAATTCTCTTAAAACACTAATTCTGTTGTCTCTCGCAATTACTACTTTATTTTCCTGTGGTAATGAAGAACAAAAAGATAACTATATTCAATTTGTTGATCCTTTAATTGGATCGGCAGGACATGGGCATGTTTTTGTTGGTGCAAGTGTTCCATTTGGAGCTATTCAAGCTGGCCCAAGCAATTTTCACCAAGGCTGGGACTGGTGTTCATCCTATCATTATTCAGATAGTATTGTAAAAGGCTTCTCTCATTTGCATTTAAGTGGAACGGGATGTACTGACTTAGGCGATTTTTTAATTATGCCTGCTGTTGGAGATGTGAAAATGAATCCTGGTTCACAGGAAAATCCAGAAAATGGTTATGCTTCCTATTACAGTCATGAAACCGAAAAAGTGGAACCTGGTTACTATAAAGTACATTTGGATACCTATAATGTAGATATTGAAATGACTACAAGTGAACGTGTTGCTCTTCATAAAATAACATTCCCAAAATCAGATCAGTCCAAAATAATTCTTGATTTACAAGAAGGGAATGGAGATACTTCAACAGAGACATTTTTTCATAAGGTAAATGACACAATTGTTGCTGGTTATCGTTTTTCAACCGGATGGGCCGAAGATCAAAGAGAATATTTTGCAATGGTTCTCTCTAAGCCGGTTAAAGATATGGAAGTATATAATGGGGATAAATTAGTAAAAGGAGATGCGGCGAAGGGAACAGCGGTAAAAGCTTGTCTGGAATTTGAGACCGAAGCTTCTGAAGAAGTAAAAGTTAAGTTCGGAATGTCTCCTGTAAGCATGGAAAATGCCTTGGCGAATATTAAGGCTGAAATGAATTCTTGGGATTTTGAACAAATTCTTGCTGAAAATCAAGCTAAATGGAATAAAGAGCTGGCCAAAATTGAGATCAAAACGAAAGATCTAAAAAAGAAGAAAGTGTTCTACACTGCAATGTATCACACATTAATTGCTCCCAACTTATTTAATGATGCAAATGGAGATTACAGAGGTGTTGATAAGGAAGTTTACTCGAATTCTGATTTTACAAACTATACCTTATTTTCGCTGTGGGATACTTACCGTACAGCTCATCCTTTATACAGCTTGACACAACAAGAACGTGTTCCGGATATGATTAATTCAATGCTGACAATTTACAAGCAACAAGGAAAATTACCAGTTTGGCATTTACGGGGAAATGAAACCAATACAATGGTTGGATACAGTGCAGTTCCGGTTGTTGTTGATGCATGTTTGAAAGGATTTGAAATAGACTATGAATTAGCGTACGAAGCGGTAAAAGCAACGGCTATGGGCGATTTTGAACCAGGCGTTAAAGAATTACAGGAATACGGTTTCATTCCTTGTGATATGATGCACGAATCTGTGGCAAGTGGCATGGAATATGCAATTAGCGACTGGGCAATTAGCAAACTGGCTGAAAAATTGGGAAAAACGGAAGATGCAAAATATTTTGCGGGGAGAGCAAAAGCATATACTAAATATTTCGATCCGAAAGATCGCTTTATGAAAGGAAAAATGAAAGATGGTTCTTGGAGAACACCTTTCGATCCATATTCAGCCCAACATCGTGTAAACGATTATTGTGAAGGAAATGCATGGCAGTATTTATGGTTGGTTCCTCAAGATCCGGAAGGATTAATTGCTCTTTTGGGAGGCGAGAAGCCATTTTTGAATAAGTTGGACAGTCTTTTCTCAATTTCTTCGGATTTGGAAGAAGGAGCATCATCGGATATCTCAGGTTTAATTGGTCAATATGCACATGGAAACGAGCCAAGTCATCACATAACTTATTTGTATGCTTATGCCGGCGAGCAATTCAAAACTGCAGATAAGGTTCGTTACATCATGAACGAATTATACACCGATCAAGTAGATGGTTTATGTGGGAATGAAGATTGTGGGCAAATGTCTGCCTGGTACGTAATGTCTTCCATGGGATTCTATCCTGTTAATCCAAGCAATGGTGCTTATGTGTTTGGAAGTCCTTTGTTCGATGAAGCAAGTCTAAATCTTCCTGAGAATAAGAAATTTACCATTATAGCAAATAACAACAGCGATGATAATATTTACATCCAATCTGCGACTTTAAACGGATTGGAGTATACAAAATCATTCATCACACACAAAGATATTTTAAAGGGAGGAGAGCTAACATTCGAGATGGGAGCTACACCAAATCCCAATTTTGGAAAAGCGAATCAAGATCGACCTAAATCAATTGTTTACTAG
- a CDS encoding LamG domain-containing protein: MKTIKLNIKMLSYLAAFLMVFTFAACDDDEKSGGNFETASLETLISEAEGLIATSVEGISAGDFKPGAKKELQEVVDWAYWRINNSDKQEDLVDAAVKLQRYIDIFKENTVAVAMPWIQQKDGTGIQISDNIKPVFTESFTIETQIYAVDLAVLDYSNNLFATEQDGPDSGFVIRYFSDGSINLNVGTTDGWKDIKTEAGVIKAGEWMQIAFVNEITSQKLYVNGVEVLSQTATYLPGADKDFIIGNGPTWTSRAINGIVKDVRVWKGARTASEIADNKIAILDGTEENLEMFFPFSANLGESFKDVTGNYTATLKGNIEWIAEPPVIVLDKTNLTNAIKEISDFKAAVVEGNQDGDYPIGTIAYIDGLIVDANDALANQGRQDKLDEMAETLIAKIALINKMLVADTDGVFIDHDNPDAVGLRITPNYTPQGDYTVEFNVKVKSLFGYGSGEFFNNGTYGIWVDGYTELTEENVLSAGGLWNFTDAGDGWQGPKAEALTMQKGVWQHVAIVHDNTVLTTTLYVDGIAKGVQEDIGAPNNSGWGEMWLGNGWGKMDGYMKDFRLWDVARDAADLDADIDGTETGLNVYFPLDRVSGVKFADKTGNYKGDMRGISWNVIED; the protein is encoded by the coding sequence ATGAAAACAATAAAATTAAATATAAAGATGTTATCCTATCTGGCTGCTTTTCTGATGGTTTTTACCTTCGCAGCTTGTGATGATGATGAAAAAAGTGGCGGTAACTTTGAGACTGCATCTCTGGAGACTCTTATTAGCGAAGCAGAAGGCTTAATCGCAACCAGCGTTGAAGGAATTAGTGCCGGAGATTTTAAGCCAGGTGCAAAAAAAGAACTTCAGGAAGTTGTTGATTGGGCTTATTGGCGTATCAATAATTCTGATAAGCAAGAAGATCTTGTTGATGCTGCAGTGAAATTGCAACGTTACATTGATATTTTTAAAGAAAATACAGTAGCTGTAGCAATGCCTTGGATTCAACAGAAAGATGGAACAGGAATTCAAATTTCAGATAATATCAAACCTGTTTTTACTGAAAGTTTCACGATTGAAACTCAGATTTATGCGGTTGACTTAGCGGTATTAGATTATTCAAACAATCTATTTGCAACCGAGCAGGATGGTCCTGATAGTGGTTTTGTAATTCGTTATTTTAGCGATGGTTCTATTAACCTAAACGTTGGAACTACCGATGGTTGGAAAGATATCAAAACTGAAGCCGGTGTTATAAAAGCTGGTGAGTGGATGCAAATTGCTTTTGTAAACGAAATTACGAGCCAAAAATTATACGTAAATGGTGTTGAGGTTTTATCACAAACTGCTACCTATTTGCCTGGTGCTGATAAGGACTTTATTATTGGTAATGGACCAACTTGGACCAGTCGTGCTATCAATGGTATCGTGAAAGATGTTAGAGTTTGGAAAGGTGCTCGTACAGCCTCTGAAATTGCCGATAACAAAATAGCAATTTTAGATGGTACTGAAGAAAATCTTGAAATGTTCTTTCCTTTCAGTGCAAATTTAGGAGAGTCATTTAAAGATGTTACAGGAAATTATACTGCTACGTTAAAAGGTAATATTGAGTGGATTGCAGAACCTCCGGTTATCGTTTTAGATAAAACGAACTTAACGAATGCTATTAAGGAAATTTCTGACTTTAAAGCTGCAGTTGTTGAAGGTAATCAAGATGGTGATTATCCAATTGGAACTATTGCTTATATCGATGGTTTAATTGTTGATGCTAATGATGCTCTGGCAAACCAAGGTCGTCAGGACAAGTTGGATGAAATGGCCGAAACATTGATTGCTAAAATAGCTCTGATTAATAAAATGTTAGTTGCAGATACAGACGGTGTTTTTATTGATCATGATAATCCTGATGCTGTAGGTTTAAGAATTACACCTAATTATACTCCACAAGGAGACTACACTGTAGAATTCAATGTAAAGGTTAAATCTTTGTTTGGATATGGCAGTGGAGAGTTCTTTAATAACGGAACATACGGAATATGGGTTGATGGTTATACAGAGCTAACAGAAGAGAACGTATTGTCTGCAGGAGGATTATGGAACTTTACGGATGCAGGAGATGGCTGGCAAGGTCCAAAAGCAGAAGCATTGACAATGCAAAAAGGTGTATGGCAACATGTTGCGATTGTTCATGATAACACAGTATTAACAACAACATTATATGTTGATGGTATTGCAAAAGGTGTTCAAGAAGACATAGGTGCTCCAAACAACTCCGGTTGGGGTGAAATGTGGCTTGGTAACGGCTGGGGTAAAATGGATGGTTACATGAAAGACTTCCGTTTATGGGATGTTGCTCGTGATGCAGCTGATCTTGATGCTGATATCGATGGCACTGAAACTGGTTTGAATGTTTACTTCCCGTTGGATAGAGTTAGCGGCGTTAAATTTGCCGATAAAACAGGAAACTACAAAGGTGACATGAGAGGTATTTCATGGAACGTAATTGAAGACTAA
- a CDS encoding SusD/RagB family nutrient-binding outer membrane lipoprotein codes for MNKIYIVLLALGLFVLNTGCSDDFDDMNVKKDAVVDVEPKFFFNTMIQAPFVNYQRNVNLYPDLYSQYWANTVSGFGSPRYEYVDGWIGNQWKEHYTDFLRKAVAIQESAGDDPVFVDALAIKEIWMVYWWSRMTDTYGDIPYFNAGTGESVPYNSQQEIYTDLFARLDVAINSITGDAAQYSYDDGYDLIFNGDALQWRKFGNSLRLRLAMRISNADAAKAQAEAQAAANGPGGLFTSNADVAKVPMWSKGWYDYLHQMAWNWNNIRMSKTFSDNLYNQSSAGEDPRAPRWFAYQVDGKPVTKEVAGFPKYLGIENGYNLVPADSDKNFATMNLEGGYIDFIGDGGEDGMYCPVMFYSEVKFLEAEAALRGWISGDANALYKEGVQASMDYVGVDGGDATSYIDGLAALSGTNEAKLKQLITQKWLANFPNGVEGWADFRRTDYPGITLPKDGVSGSSTVAAGTWVKRVRYPDNEHLQNEANMPSVLNTLTSDKMDIKVWWDTADTKTKDGSGLMNSNF; via the coding sequence ATGAATAAAATATATATAGTACTACTTGCATTGGGACTATTCGTTTTGAACACTGGTTGTTCGGATGATTTTGACGATATGAATGTCAAAAAAGATGCAGTTGTTGACGTAGAACCAAAGTTTTTCTTTAATACGATGATACAAGCGCCATTCGTTAATTATCAGCGTAATGTAAATCTTTATCCTGACTTGTATTCTCAGTACTGGGCAAATACAGTATCCGGATTTGGATCTCCACGATATGAATATGTTGATGGATGGATTGGAAATCAATGGAAAGAGCATTATACAGACTTTTTGCGAAAAGCTGTTGCCATTCAGGAAAGTGCAGGAGATGATCCCGTATTTGTTGATGCATTGGCCATTAAAGAAATTTGGATGGTTTACTGGTGGTCAAGAATGACCGATACCTATGGAGATATTCCTTATTTCAATGCAGGAACTGGAGAATCAGTGCCTTATAATTCTCAGCAAGAGATTTATACTGATTTATTTGCCAGATTGGATGTTGCAATCAACAGCATAACTGGTGATGCAGCACAGTATTCATATGATGATGGTTATGATTTAATTTTTAATGGTGATGCATTGCAGTGGCGTAAATTTGGTAACTCTCTGCGTTTACGATTGGCAATGCGTATTTCTAATGCTGATGCAGCCAAGGCTCAAGCTGAAGCTCAAGCGGCAGCTAATGGTCCTGGTGGATTATTCACCAGCAATGCTGACGTTGCTAAAGTTCCAATGTGGAGCAAAGGATGGTACGATTACTTGCACCAAATGGCTTGGAATTGGAACAATATCAGAATGTCAAAGACTTTCTCTGACAATCTTTACAATCAATCATCTGCAGGAGAAGATCCAAGAGCACCTAGGTGGTTTGCTTATCAGGTAGATGGAAAACCTGTAACCAAGGAAGTTGCTGGTTTCCCTAAATATTTAGGAATTGAAAACGGCTATAATCTTGTTCCTGCTGATTCAGATAAAAACTTTGCAACGATGAATTTGGAAGGTGGTTATATCGATTTTATTGGTGACGGAGGAGAAGACGGTATGTATTGTCCGGTAATGTTTTATTCTGAAGTTAAATTTTTGGAAGCTGAAGCAGCATTAAGAGGTTGGATTTCTGGTGATGCAAATGCATTATACAAAGAAGGAGTTCAAGCATCTATGGATTACGTTGGTGTAGACGGCGGTGATGCTACTAGTTACATTGATGGATTAGCAGCTCTTTCTGGAACTAATGAAGCTAAATTAAAGCAATTAATCACTCAGAAATGGTTAGCAAACTTTCCTAACGGAGTAGAAGGTTGGGCTGATTTTAGAAGAACGGATTATCCAGGCATCACCTTACCTAAAGATGGTGTAAGTGGAAGTTCTACTGTTGCAGCTGGTACTTGGGTGAAGAGAGTACGTTATCCTGATAATGAGCATTTGCAAAATGAGGCGAATATGCCATCAGTGCTTAACACATTAACATCTGATAAAATGGATATCAAAGTGTGGTGGGATACCGCAGATACCAAAACTAAAGATGGTAGTGGATTAATGAATAGCAACTTTTAA
- a CDS encoding SusC/RagA family TonB-linked outer membrane protein codes for MKKCYLRNLHSGLSNPLGTGSKIGIFALLCAMMVLPFSANANVNSLTEDYSSVSATQQLVTGAVTEDSGISLPGVSVVVEGTTIGTVTDIDGKFEITVPDASSVLVFSFVGMQTQEITVGSQSVINIVMATDALQVGEVIVTALGIKREKKALGYSVQDVKAEELTQGGNSDLVSSLAGKVAGVQINQSGGGVGGASRIEIRGASSLSGNNAPLWVVDGVPFDDGNSRDASVWGGTSRAGGAFDLNPEDIESVSILKGPNAAALYGERGGNGVVLVTTKRGTRGKGLGISYSGGFTMSEAAYMLDLQDQYGQGTNGEYSNSSTSSWGSEMQGQMLESWTGEMLPYEAQKDRLKDFTRTGTSQKHNIAFTGGNEEGAYRVSLGKDIMNGIYEDHKVEKLTFDLRADYDVNSWLNVDTKVSYFQTEGNERPEIGTYSYVSYFNTMPMNIRNQDLTPGYDIISGQHVEKLYTTANANYRNPYFLQAQTTNYDEKNRTFGYVAANIKINSDLKAKFKYGMDFYDFSSVEGYLFADNVDASRPNYNPTQSNFKEENYEFLLSYNKEINEDFTIGVNLGANDMRRVSKGLSANSGRLSSEGDFFLAAGSNIKASESASESEVRSVYGFGQVAYKNMVFLDLTARNDWSSALTAADAKYDNSYFYPSLSLSGIVSEMTDLPDWVSFAKVRGSWAKVGKATEPYNTSQSFTLESGNYNLTRGNVSDQSVVDGLKPEISTSWEIGADLRLLNNRIGIDFTYYNEETKNQILPVPGVQSSGYNTILINAGLITNKGIELMLTTVPVKTKDLTVGLDFNFAMNESVMESLAEGVPEYSFGMNVMAIPGEKLGVIRGSVYDRDANGSLIIDENGLMVVAQGDDHVLGNIQPDWTGSINLSVDYKGLFLTALVSIQEGGDILSSSERSAVSAGTAARTTENDRMAFFVDGVTAAGGANNVIVSAEEYWRQLAKVDEEFMYDASHMKLREVAIGYNIPKSLLSKIPHNPVKSARFSLVGRNLLYFYKNTPGTAPDASAYSTEFAAQAYDFSPVPSARTYGFSLNVGF; via the coding sequence ATGAAGAAATGCTATTTACGAAATCTTCATTCAGGCCTATCTAACCCATTAGGCACTGGAAGTAAGATTGGGATTTTTGCGTTGCTTTGCGCGATGATGGTTCTTCCATTTTCTGCGAATGCAAACGTTAACAGTTTAACTGAAGACTATTCATCTGTTTCTGCTACACAACAATTAGTAACAGGTGCTGTTACTGAGGATTCAGGGATATCACTTCCTGGTGTGTCTGTTGTTGTTGAAGGGACTACAATTGGAACGGTAACGGATATCGATGGAAAATTCGAAATTACGGTTCCGGATGCCAGCAGTGTTTTAGTATTCAGTTTTGTCGGAATGCAAACACAAGAAATTACAGTTGGTTCTCAATCTGTAATTAATATTGTGATGGCTACTGACGCATTGCAAGTTGGTGAAGTTATTGTTACCGCTTTAGGTATTAAAAGAGAAAAGAAGGCTCTTGGTTACTCCGTTCAGGATGTAAAGGCTGAAGAGTTAACACAAGGAGGTAATTCTGATTTAGTAAGCTCTCTTGCTGGTAAAGTTGCCGGTGTACAGATTAATCAATCTGGTGGTGGAGTTGGAGGGGCTTCAAGAATTGAAATTCGAGGAGCAAGTTCGTTAAGTGGAAATAATGCTCCATTGTGGGTAGTAGACGGTGTGCCATTCGATGATGGTAATAGTAGAGATGCTAGTGTTTGGGGTGGAACATCTCGTGCCGGTGGTGCGTTTGACTTAAATCCTGAAGATATTGAGTCTGTTTCTATCTTAAAAGGACCTAATGCTGCAGCTCTTTACGGAGAACGAGGTGGTAATGGTGTTGTTTTAGTAACAACTAAACGAGGAACTCGTGGTAAAGGTTTGGGAATTTCTTATTCCGGTGGATTTACAATGTCTGAAGCTGCTTATATGCTGGATCTGCAAGATCAGTATGGTCAGGGAACAAATGGAGAGTACAGTAATAGTAGTACGTCATCTTGGGGATCTGAAATGCAAGGTCAAATGTTGGAGTCTTGGACAGGTGAGATGCTTCCGTATGAAGCACAGAAAGACCGTTTGAAAGATTTTACCCGCACGGGAACAAGTCAAAAGCACAATATTGCTTTTACAGGTGGTAATGAAGAAGGAGCTTATCGTGTGTCTTTAGGTAAGGATATCATGAACGGTATTTATGAAGATCATAAAGTTGAGAAATTGACTTTTGATTTGCGAGCTGACTATGATGTTAATTCATGGTTAAACGTTGATACTAAGGTATCATATTTTCAGACAGAAGGTAATGAACGTCCGGAAATAGGAACTTATTCTTATGTTTCTTATTTCAATACGATGCCAATGAATATTCGTAATCAGGATTTAACTCCAGGTTATGATATTATTAGCGGACAGCATGTTGAGAAATTATACACAACAGCAAATGCTAATTATAGAAATCCTTACTTCTTGCAAGCACAAACAACCAATTACGACGAGAAAAACAGAACATTTGGTTATGTGGCAGCAAACATCAAGATTAATTCTGACTTAAAAGCAAAATTTAAGTACGGAATGGATTTTTATGATTTCTCTTCAGTTGAAGGTTACCTTTTTGCAGATAACGTTGATGCAAGTAGACCAAATTACAACCCAACTCAATCTAATTTTAAGGAAGAAAATTATGAGTTTCTTTTGTCTTATAATAAAGAAATTAACGAAGACTTTACAATTGGTGTAAATCTTGGAGCTAATGATATGAGAAGAGTATCTAAAGGTTTGAGTGCAAATTCAGGTCGTTTGTCTTCAGAAGGTGATTTCTTCTTAGCAGCAGGATCTAATATTAAAGCTTCAGAGTCTGCTTCAGAAAGTGAAGTTCGTTCTGTATATGGTTTTGGTCAGGTTGCATATAAAAACATGGTTTTTCTTGATTTAACAGCTCGTAACGACTGGTCGTCAGCACTTACTGCGGCAGATGCGAAATATGATAATTCTTACTTTTATCCATCTTTAAGTTTAAGTGGCATTGTATCTGAAATGACGGATTTACCAGATTGGGTATCATTTGCAAAGGTTAGAGGATCTTGGGCAAAAGTAGGTAAGGCAACAGAACCATATAATACAAGTCAATCATTCACATTAGAGAGTGGTAACTATAACTTAACAAGAGGAAATGTTTCAGACCAGTCTGTAGTTGATGGTCTTAAGCCGGAGATTTCTACTTCTTGGGAAATTGGAGCTGATTTGAGATTATTGAATAATCGTATAGGTATTGATTTTACCTACTATAACGAGGAAACTAAAAATCAAATTCTTCCTGTTCCTGGTGTGCAAAGTTCAGGATATAATACAATCTTAATTAACGCAGGTTTAATTACCAATAAAGGGATTGAATTAATGTTGACTACTGTTCCTGTAAAAACGAAGGATCTGACTGTAGGTTTAGATTTTAATTTTGCAATGAACGAGAGTGTAATGGAATCATTAGCCGAAGGAGTACCAGAATATAGTTTTGGTATGAATGTAATGGCAATTCCAGGCGAGAAATTAGGTGTAATTCGCGGTAGTGTTTATGATCGTGATGCCAATGGTAGCTTAATTATTGATGAAAATGGTTTGATGGTTGTAGCTCAGGGTGATGACCATGTATTGGGAAATATTCAGCCCGATTGGACAGGTTCAATTAACTTGAGTGTTGATTATAAAGGTTTATTTCTAACAGCTTTAGTTTCTATTCAGGAAGGTGGAGATATTTTGTCTTCTTCTGAAAGAAGTGCTGTTTCTGCCGGTACTGCTGCTAGAACAACAGAAAATGACCGTATGGCATTCTTTGTTGATGGTGTTACTGCTGCTGGTGGAGCCAATAATGTTATTGTTTCAGCTGAAGAGTATTGGAGACAATTAGCAAAAGTAGATGAAGAATTCATGTACGATGCTTCTCATATGAAATTGAGAGAAGTGGCAATTGGATACAACATTCCTAAATCATTATTGAGTAAAATCCCTCATAATCCTGTTAAAAGTGCAAGATTTTCTCTTGTAGGAAGAAATTTATTGTATTTCTACAAAAACACACCAGGTACTGCTCCTGATGCGAGTGCTTATAGTACTGAGTTTGCTGCACAAGCATATGATTTCTCTCCAGTTCCATCTGCGCGAACTTATGGGTTCTCTCTTAATGTTGGTTTTTAA